The genomic region tgAGCATAAAGAAAAAATTGGCtcaagcttctatgtatggatttcctgtttttctcaatTTATATCATTGCAAATTAACTGCCTTTAGGATTTGGTCAGGCAACTCCTGGTCAGGCAAATCTGGccaatatttgacattttacagaaaaaaacaaaaaaaaaaacaaaatctgattttGATAACAAAGAGgtaattaaataattcaaagtTGGTCTGTGTCCCTCCTTCCTTACACTGGTTGGTTTCCACATCTATATGACTAGCAGTGGGACTAAAAGGCAGGGTTAACAGAATGCAATTCAAACGCAAActaggctttttttttatttctatgtacaatatataacttaattataaatattgttatttttctctAAGTACTGAGTTGTTGAGCCATTTGTATTTTCTGAGCAATGTACAGTATTGAACATATAATATTGTATTACATAGAATAGAGCCTACTAGCAACCTTGGTTAAGAGCACACTTTGAAAGAACAGAAGATGGATACAGAGTCCACAAGTAGAGTCACTGTCACTCTTACAATCCAACCTGCTGTGTTCACTTGTGGGAGCTTTGTGCCACACAACATTTTGGAAATGCACTGGTCTTTGATTCTGTATGAGATCAGAACTGAAGACCATCCTGTTATCCTACCTGTGTGCAGAATATGATAATGAAATAATCGCTTCACTGTTTGTTATGCTTTTTAATATAAGGTAACGTCTAGTACCCTAAGTGCGAATGTGCCAAGTATGCGGTTTGCTCTCTGGATCTGTCTCTTGTGAGTTCCTCAAGACGGTTTTGTTCATGTCACATACAAGGTTCAGCCACATCTGCTGTTaactgtttttctcctctcactCACACTAATAAGCCCAGTCCAAGCAACCAATCGCAGACAGGCCATCACACATTTGACTCCACAAATGGTCTCTTTGGTTTGATGGGGGAGGTGGGGCCTTGGGTCCGGGAGTCACGTGAGAGTTGGCGGTACATGTTGTCCTGGTAGGCCTGTGCCACGGGCAGAGTCCTCGCCACCTTCACGTCTGGGTAAGTGGGAACCTGGCTGACCCGCTCCAGGATGTCCCCACTGCCACGGGAGCCGTTTGCCAGCTTGCCCAGCGAAGGGGGCTGGGTCTGCGAGTAGTAGTCCTCCTCCAATAGATGTCCATTTTGGGCATTGTTGGTCTTGTTGTAGTATGCGATATTGCCCAGTGAGGTGGGGGGACTGTAGGTGGAGCCCTGCTGGACCAGCTGGCCAGGCGAAGTGGGGCTGATAGCAGAGTCCATGGACGTCATGGCCCTGGACCGCTGGGGCTGATGCAGGTACTGCTGAGTCCGCGCCGTCTTGTCTATGATACCCATGAAGGGCGTATTCCGAGAGCGAGTGGTCTCACCCTGGTACAGCCCTCCACCGCCTTGCGAGGGAGAGATGGGAGAGATGTCATCACAGGTGCGCTCATATGTAGCTTGCAGTGGGATCTCCATCTGCTGAATGGAAGAGGAAGGTCTGAAACCTGGTGCTAAATTGGAGGTGGATCCAGTTGAGATGTTGTTGCTGGAGGGGGAGAATCGAAGGCCTACACTCTGAGAATGGATGAGAGGCCTGGGGGTGGGCACATGCTGCTTCATCTCAGTAGTATTGGCACTGACAGGACGTCTCACCATATGGGGGATCTCAGGAGAGCCCAGTTGGCAGGGGGGCATGGCATTGGCACGCTCCAGAACATGTTCAGCAACTGGATAGTAGGCGGCTGACTGGCTACGGCTTATCTGAGGTGTCTGGCTGTAACGGATGCCCCCTGGGCCCCCACTGCTGGCGCGGTAGGCAGAGGAGGGGCGCTGGGGTAATTCATCCTTCAACAGGCCTGACTCCATAACCCCTCCTCGGCCGCCGTGCTGACAGAGGGCCCCAGAACTGAGGCTCGCCTGGACTTGGGGCATGGACCGTCCATCCAGGGAGGGCTGGTAGACCATTCGGCTCTCCACGTCCACTGAACCTCCTTGGTAACGACCACCCATGGAGTGGCCCATCTGGCCACTGTAGCTGCTGTTGCCCATCACACTGCTGGGCTGGTTTGTTCGGACTATCTGGGCTATAGAAGGCTGAAGACGAAGGCCTTGGGCTTGGTGGTGCTGGGAGGACAGAGAGGGCTGTGAGCTCAGCTGGAATGAACGCTGGCTGCTCATCTTAGAGAGGGGAGATTTGGGCCGCCCAGGGAGCTGCTCTGTCTGGTAGCGCACAGGTGACCCAGACTGGGACCTGTACAGACAAACACCCTCTATTGGTGGACTGGCTCTATACTGAGCAGCCCGACGTAAAGGCGAAGGCGGTGGGCTCTGGTGATCCATCCCCTGGCCCCCAGTACCCATTGGAGGTGGGCTGAAGCGGTAGGATGGCTGATGCACTGGGGAGGTGTGAGGGGGACTGTGTCGGTAGTGGGAGTTCTGATGTGTTGGGGATAAAGAGGGTGATGTGGGCTGGTATGACCCACGGGTTGGAGAGGACATAGAGGAGGACGTGGGGTGATATTCGTAAGGCAGGCCCATGGGTGAACCTCCAGCTATGTAGATCTGATCTGGATGTGTGGGGGACAGCGGTGGGCTCTGAATGATAGGAAGGCTGGAAGGATTGGTGAGAGACTCTGGAGGGGGCAGACCCATGGACATAGCTTCTAGCTCCTGCTCCAGGTAGTCCTCATCCTCAAACAGATCCTGGACGGGCTCCATGTCCTCCAGACGGGGCTCTGGGGGAGGGGGAAGAGGCATGGACATAGATAGAGACTCCTCCTCTTCTGGGGGAGGTGTAGGTGGAGGAGAGGGCGGAGGTTCTAACTCTAAGTCCTGCTGCTGGTGCTCCTCCTGGTTGAGCTGGTGacactcctcctccaccctctggAGCAGCCTCTGGATCTCTCGGTTGTTGGGGCAGAGCTTTATGGCTTCATTCAGGTCCTCTAAGGCTTCAGGAAATTGTCTGGAAATGGGAAACGATAAGTTGCTTTGGAAAAAACTTCACAGTTTTTCAAAGTCTCTGTCAAACACCTTGCAAATCAAACATCCAACACTGTCTGCAAGATCATACTGCAGTCAGAGTGTAGAACCAAGACAAGTAGGTAGCTATAGACAATAATGTGTGAAGGATAAAAGGAGTGTACCTGCTGCTACGTTTGGCACGTGCCCTGGCATAATATGCCTCGTAAGACTTAGGTTTCAGTTCAAGTGCCTTGGTAGCAAATTCCTCAGCCATCCCAAAGTCCTGGAGAGATTGAGCAAGGGAGTGTACTGTTAAACTACGCTAAGATACATCTTCATTACTTTCAGATATtaatacagttttgttttggtcatttCATGCTATAAaatgtctcaaaagtggtcCAACGTTAATCTAAAGTAAATCCGCTTACTAAATCCCTAGGATTTGAACCAAAGTCCACAGTCAACTCACATTCATTTTCCTCCGACATCGGGACAGATTGAGGAAAAGTGATACTTTGAGTTCCCTGAATGTCTTGAGGTCCTCGCTGAAGCCTTCACGTGGAAACTTTTTGAGGGCATACTGATAACGCTGCGCTGCCTCCTTCACCTTCCCCTTCTGTTTGACAAAAAACACCAGGTTATCCTAAAATACAAAGCTGATCTGAAATCTTCAGACATTCATCACTGTTCTCAGACTGAGGTTATTCTCagacaatgctgttttcatgcTGGATCACATTTCTCCCAACATTAACAGATCAGTCAAAATATGTATTCGAATATTTAAAGGATATTTTTCCTATGACAGATTGCTCTTTTAATCAGACAATACAAGCTGAGTTGCGGAGTACAGGCCATATACTGTCACCTTGTAGAAGCTGTCCCCCTCCTCGATGAGTTTGCTGAGTAAGATGATCATGATGTCGGGTTTGGAGGTGGCCATGGCCCATGTGGCTGGACCTGGGTAACACAGGAAGGAGCAGAtggaagaaaacagtgagaaagaCACAGTCaaaagcagaagaggaggaagaaatgaGTAACTGGGAGTCACAGTacacacaacaataataataaaagggATGAGGACAACAGCCAAAATGGGGAATGGAGGAGAAAGACAGGCAATCCACTGCAGAGAAAGAATTACAACAATGTGCACCTCGAGAACATGGACCTCACTATGAGACAGCAGACCTGGGTCAAATACTATGTGCTAATAATTAAATCCTACTAAGTGTCATATGATTGTCACTACTGAGTGACAGCTGGTCTAACTGGACTGGAGAATAAGCACATTTTCTCATACAACTGAATAAAACTAACTATAGGACTTATTTGCAAATACATTTTGGCCCAAGCAACACTATTGTTAGATCTacagtacaaataaattcaCACTATCATGTCTTTCTAAGGacatacattttctgtcttgcCAAGTATAGTAAATCTTAGCACTAGTGACTAAATCAAGAATGTGATtaagaacaacagaaaaaaaccaggGAAGACTAATCtcccccaaaacaaaaaaagggagTTGTGTATTAAAAAAGCAGGACACTTGACCCCTCCTTTTTTATATCAAAATCAAACGCAATCCCTTGACTGAAACTGATGTGTCTTTTGTTTATCAGCGTTAACAGCAGTCCTTGACATGTACACACATCACAGAGATGAGAAGGGAGGGATCTTGCACAAGGAGACACAGGGCAGgtacaataaacaaacaaggCAAGCAGGAGGGATACAACACTTCTGCAGGCGTTAGCTGTCCTCTGAGCTGGTGGTGGCAGTGGTGGTGAGGGCAGGAATGGTGCTGACTGTCCTAGCTGACACCGAGGAAATGTTTGGAAGATGAACAATGCACAGTACAGTGGTTCATCACTTCAGTCTGTGGTGGCGGTGGGACAGAGAAATTACAAATACATGCATTCCTGCTAAATCATGACCACGTAAGTGTTACTGAACGGTTCCGTCATGCATCTGTGGGATGGAAGGTCAACACTTCAATACGATGTCACAGGCTGGAGGCCGGGCATGCTGTCATTAACCACTTGGACATTAGCATCTACCTCTAGGCAATCCCGACTGCATCACTGTCAGTGCTAATACCTTTGCATGTTATTATTTGTCAGTTTGAGAAGGTTTTGGTAGCTAAGCTCGCCTGCCGACACTTAGGAcgacacagacaacacagagagaggagataGAGCTGTCAAAATGCCTGGTGGGGTGAGAAGTCGACAGCCTTGGCTTTACCTCGGGGCCGACTGGGCAGCGTCTGACATCCTGGGGCCGGAGAAAGAGGCAGGGGATAGGGGCAAGAGGTGGGAAAGGAGGAGGCGGGAGGTCATGAGCAAGGGAAAGGAGTGGAAGTGGAAGGGAATAGCAGGGAGGGTGGCAGAATTGCCAGAGAAAACAGGTTTGTGGGAGTGTGTAAGAACGAGAGGAATGCAAGAGATAGAAACAGCAGGAGGGTGAAAGAGAAAGGTAAtggcagtggtggtggtggaggaggagaagtgagAAAAGGaacacaaaaaagcagcagtgagaaGTGGAGATAAGTGctttagcaaaagaaaaaaaacatagataCAGAAGAGAAACACCGCAAGCGCTAATAACAACCTGTCTGAGCAACCGCAAAGGAATAGAGAGAAAAGGATGTGATTGAGAGAGAAACGGAGAACAGAGATAGTGTGAGCGATAGAGACAAACAGAGGCACAGAGGGAACAtgacagaaaaagcaaaacaacacagcagcaacagtaataCAATAAAAAGACCCACACGTCAGAGCCATAAGCAGCTGAGGAGAAACGGCATGGTGTGGCACTGTGGGGGCGGATGACATACAGTAGCAGGAGGTGATTTAAGCTTCATGGAGACACAAACCTGAATCCATGGCTTATTGCAGTAAAATGCTACAGTGCCCCACAATGACCAGCAGGAGGTGTGTACTGAAATCTTTGGATTCTCCCTTCATAGTCTTTCATGCAGCTCATGCTTGAAACTCAACGCATGACCTTTTTATTCAAATACAATTTCAAACTGTATCTCATTTCACGGCTGGCAAATGACCTTTTATTATGGGACTACAGGACGAGGATGCTGCATTTACGCAAGGTCCTTTGTGTGCTAAAAGGTAGGCGTTAGTCTGCCCACCTGCCCTTACCTATCTTGGCTCCTTTCTTGAGCAGGGCGACCACCACCGATGTGTTTCTGCAGCCCACAGCCCTGTCAAGAGGACGCATCCCGCTGTAGTCTACATGCTCTATCATGGCCCCATGGTCAACCAAAAACTGGACCTGAGGAGACAAAGAAATGTGGTGAGAACAGCTGTAGATGGGGAacttttaaagtttaaagtggGACTGTTTTTGTGCTAGGAACACATTTCAACTGGTATCATACAAGTGTGGAGGTTCAAGATCCTGCCCTTTTTCATGGAGGGCCACTCACCACTTCAGAGTCACCGTAGAAGGCTGCCAGGTCAAGGGGCGTGCGTCCGTTCTTGTCCGCATGGTCAGTGGCAGCTCCGTTCTCCACCAGGCAGCGGACAACAGGTAAATGACCTTTCAGACATGCCCAGCTCAGAGCGGTCAGACCCTCCTTATCcatcagagacagagaggctcCTGGGAAAAAGTCAGCAGGGAGACAACCAGGAGTTTTTAACTCAGAATTCCTTTTTACATCTGGGGTTGCCAGGTTTGTCAATTTATGACTCATGGCTCAGTTGACTTGACAAATGTGATGTTATGGTAATTGGAGATTGGAGGTAGGAAGAGATGTttaacaaagaaacacatagTTTCCTGCATAAATCCCAGTCTGTCCTTTAAAGCAcgggtgtcaaactccagtcctcgagggccactgtcctgcttgttttccaactatccctgatCCACAACTGACAcaactgatccaggtaatcaacagtgggtacactgttgattacctggatcagttgTGTCCATCCAATCCAAGAGCAGGGACACCTGTGCTTTAAAATGACCATCCACAGTCATTTTGTTGTGTATATGTAATGTATTCCTTACATTATTTTTAGGCCCTGAATCTGAAAGCTCAAGACACATGGTTGCACATATTTCTTTTGTAAGCTACAAACTTACTGAGATGTTTTGTACAGTCTTTATTTTAGGGCATGCAAAAATGTTCCAAGCACAAAATGAACTCGAGTTTGGTTTTTAACCGAGATATCCTAACATACCTTGAGTCAGTACAAACTCAACAGTTCCCAGGTGCCCCTCTGAGGCAGCCATCATCAGAGGAGTACGACCCTGTTTGTCAGCCAGGTTGACGTCCGCGCCATGTGTTAGGAGGAGGTCCACGATCTACAATACAGAAATATAGCCCCATGTCATTGTGTAACAGGAACTGGAtgtctgtgttgctgtttgaGAGATGAAGACATGGCTATTATTAGAAGGTAGGGATCGGGTGGCCTCTAACCTGCCAGTGTCCCTGTCGGACGGCGCTGAACAGTGGGACGATGCCTCGTCTGTTGGGCTGGGCCACGGCCGCGCCCTGCTCCAGCAACAGACGACAAACCTCCAGCTTCCCCCGACCAGAGGCTGCAGTCAGAgctagacaaacacacacagacaatgagGAAAGAGATCCGGTTAACTTTACCTCAACGTAACcttaaacctaaccctaaccaattACTGCTGTCTTTTACCCAGTCCTAGTATCTAATGTTGACCATTAAGTAAAACCTAGAACTGCAATAACTGACTTTTATGACCACTTGGGGGCAGTGGAACCaagctgtaaacaaaacattaacatattgTTACTTACTAAACGATTGTAAGAGCACTGAGAGTGAACCAGAACAGATGTTATGGCCAGACAGCTGAAACTCACTACACAGCTCCATAAAACTGAGGGGAGCCGCTGATTCAGGTGGAAAGTCTCTGTAGGTTGATCACTACGAGCAGCTCTTTTCACATTATCCCTAAAAATACTGATTATAACGAATCCTGAACATTAAAATCTGTAAAACCACAACACTGCTGTGTTCATTTTTGCTAATTGGACTAATTTCAACAAAGTGAATTAATTTCTTGCAATCAGAATGGAAGCAGTTCTGACAAAGTGACCCTGGTCAGCCACAtgctgatgtacagtatatatgtatTCCCTTAGGCTGTTATAAAGAATGATATATTTTCAGTTGACCTATGCAGTAACAGTGGGAGCAACTGTTCTTCTTCTGATCCATTACAGACAATAAAACTATGACTGACTGAGTACGAGTCCCTTCTTCACCTGACAGTGAGAAGCAGCTTGTCCAACACTGCAGCAGGGGAATAAGGCTCACAAGGAGGTTTCATAGCTTTAggttacaaaaacacattacatttctCAACACCCTGCCACAGTGCAATCACACTAGTCATTTCTGAGCACCCTGGAGCACACCCatcctcccccctccccccctgTGTGCGAGCCCAGCCCTGTCTCTGCTCCAGTGACACCACTGCACTGCCATCAGCATCTgacgcagcagcagcaccagcagcagacacacaagaACAGTGTCTCATATCCGCACTGCAGCGCTCCGCCTCTCAGTGCCACACCGAAAAACCCTCTCAAcaaacactccacacacacttaaataaatgtgaattgtTTGTCTCAAGAATAACTACAGAGTATTTTTGCATTTGACCAGAACAAACATAAAgctgtgttgtcagtgttttatagTTGTAATGTCCGCCCATTGTTAGTATTCCTACCCGTCTCCCCCCATAGGGTGTCAAAGTTATTGATCTGCgccctctccacctcctcttcatctttctctgGCAGGTCCAGCAGGTAGGACACGATCTGATGGCGCAAAGATTCAAGATTAATGTCCACATTTACCTTTACGAAtctaatataaaatacacaatacaaataaatgtcataaaacaaCATCATTTGCTATTGCAAATTACTTTCCTCTTCAAAATATTGTAATCTGACTGACTATAGCAGCAACTAAACTGAACACCAGACCATATTACATTTCCTGGACAGTTTGTCTCCTAACTTCATTTCTCTTGCACCATGCTTTATGTTTCCTTGCCTCCTTTAATATTTCTCTTATTCATAAtcaaaaaaagtgttttggaaaataaacatgaagcaacatatataataaacataaaacataaaatacaacagTGGAATGTATGTCATGCTTCTCTGCAATAAGCTGAACATTTTATAACATCCACACTGTTTAAAgtagaggaggagatgaagaccAGTCTGTGGTTGTGCATCACTTTTGGTTTGCTTTCCTTCAGCTTACACATTAATTATCATCATAGTTAACATCTGTCACTGTTTTAGTTCTGTCTTACTCTAAGTGCATCTGTTCCCTCTTTGACCATATGAACAGGACTCTAGGATAATATCTTGCAACTGTTCTGGTATTAAAAATGGCACATGACATATTGCATTGTGCGCTCCAATGACAAATTATTTCTCAGTGTGAATTGGGTGCAGGAAACTACTGAATGATATAGCATGAAGTCACagcattttatattattactgCATCCTCAAACTCCTGAAAATCCACCTCAACAAAATTAGAAATTTGAAACAGAGGGACTCCATGAAACAACTTTTCCAATGAGGAGTACTTAGAGGAGATCATCTCAATCCCTTAATCGTTAAGCCCTTAATCAAGTTCCTAATTTGGGCTGAAGAATTTCTAACATCACACCCGAGGATGATAATCAGAACGATAACACCACTTTCACCCGCCCGTCTGCTCGTCCCTGCTGTACCTCTGTGTACCCCATGCTGGCCGCAGCGATGAGGGCCTGCTGGACCGCGTGGCTCTTTGTGAACGCTGCCTGTTGTTGGGTCTGTGGTGACTGTTGCTGTGTCCCCATTCCCCAGTCACATTGGATGAGGAACTTCACCACTTCCATGTGGCCCCTTAGGGCTGCGTGAACCAGAGCACACTGGCCGTTCTTATCCAGATGGTCCACCTGTTAATGGGATGTGGATCTGATTAGTATCACAAACAGCAGGTAAGGTTATAATTGATCTCCTATAGTCAAGACATCTGCCTTATCTCTATGTCAGTAGTCTTGATCACACAccaagaaaagaaagtctcttcaCACACTCCTCTTTCCATACCTTTGCTCTCCTGCGACACAGTGCAGTTACGATGGCCATGTGTCCCCCAGCAGCGGCGTAGCCCAGTGGCGTGAGGCCACTTTCAGATGGGGCGTCGACAGAGGCGCCAAACTCGAGCAGCAGAGCCACCATGTCCATGTAGCCCAAATGGGAGTGGACACAGAGGATAGGGGCGTTGTTCAGCACCTCCGTACGGTAGTTCACGTTGGCACCGCCCAGCATCAGTAGCCGACTCACCTAGACTCcgacacaaaataaacaaataaaatatgaatacatAAAAGTCAATACAGCGATGCTCTTGGTTGCTGAAGCTATCTAAGAGAGTGAcatccattttccattttcacatttaaagagGCAGCCTTGATTTCATACCCAGAACATGTAGAACTATTCTGTGTGCATGACTCCTGTCTGCTGTGTTAGAGCCTGTACCTTGATGTTTGGAGTGTAGAGGTTTCGGAGTGAAGAAAGTGCTGCTGAGAGGCCCTCTGTGCTGTAGGATACCCACAGGCCTTGCAAGATTGATGAGGAAACCCCAACTTTCTTGCTGAGACCCTTGAACAGAGAGATACAGTGTAAATATTCATTACTTTGGAGCCAGACCACAGCTGTGTGGGGGCGTAGATGTGTGTGCGGACACAAATACTGGTATACCTTGAAGATATGTGCTTTGAGGATGTGATGGCCCAGCTCAATAGTCTGCTGTCTGTTCAGCTTGTTCTCCTGCCGAGAGAACCAGAAGGCCAGTAGGGTGTGCCCGCTCCTGCAGAGACGACAGACAAAATCTTCCAATACTTGAGGCTGAGTCATCAACTCATTACATTTAGTTATCATCTGCACAGTTGGTGGAACTGGTCTTAATTataataaagcaaataaaatgttcCAGCTGAAAATATAACACCTCCTCAGCCAGATAAACATGGTGTACCTGCGAAAACCGAGCTCTATTTATACATACACAACTGAAGTATACAGTACATTACCAACTGTCTGTGGAATTacttaatgtcacattttttaaataaacagtgaacAGTAAATTTGATGGGCATTAAGTAGAAAGTAATTTAACTCAATTTCATTGAACATATTAATTCAATAATACAGTGgtttattgtattatatatttttgtattacaTTCAGTATCATGAGATATATTGAGATATATCACACCCCAATGTTCTTTTCCCAGGGAGAATAATTTGACCTCTTGAAGCCAAACACTCCAGAACTGCTATTGTCCCAAGACCTTTAATTAAAAGTGTCAGGGCAAACGATTTCTACACGATCACATTCAGAATCACAGAGAAAGAGCAGCTCATCTTATTCAATCCACCATTTCTCTTGCACGTCCTCACCTCGGATCACAGAGGAACTTtgtcttttctccttcttctctccagaTCAACCACTCCCTGAAGGAAGGGTGAACAAACATCCTGGTACCGTCTCTCCTCTTCACCAGGAAGACTGACAGGTTGTCCACACGCTGCTGGAAATCCTCCCAGTCCAATGTGCCCTGGCACAGACAGTGTCTCCGTGTTATTTTGGACACTAACTATTGTTTTCCTAAAGCTGATACATTGTTCAGGCTGGGACATGCAGATATATACCAGGTTTGTTTGCATGGAATCAAAGttaaaacagttaaaacaaaaacaagcaaatcaAGTCAATGTTGCTCATTCCACTGAAAAAAGAGCTTGAGGTATTAAAAGGTCTCAAGGTCTTAAGTCTTGTACAGTAACACTACCTGCAGTGAGCCAGCGTTGATGGCCTGATATATCTGCTCATCGGTCAGCGGATGGAGCGAGGCCACGGCCACATTGAGCAGAGGAAGTGCCCGCTCAAACGACGACTGTGTGGGGAAGCGCATGTTGCACTGCAGCAGGTACACCTCTGCCAGGTTGACTGGAACCAcctgaggaagaagagaaaagaatcTACACTGTTATGCCGATTGCCTCTGGATCAGCTTTACACAATATGAATAATGCATTGTTTTTGTATAGCACATCAGCTATTCCTCATATTCCTTCTACTGAAAGGAGTCTGTGAATTTAtcagttcatatttttatggAGTCTGGAAGCAGTTCTGAATACATATAATTAAATGAAACCAAAGTTGTgagataaaacatttcattatgaAATGCACACCAGAATTTGATTCTGTCAAAAACAAGATGTTATAAAATTACTTTTACACAAAACATGTCAAAGTGCAGGTATTTAGCTGACAGCAGGCGTTTTACAGTGACGCTGTATGGAATAAGATCACACCTTATAGCTGGAGCTTTTGAGAACAAGGTAGCCCTTCTCGATGAGGTCAAAGGTGAGTTTGAGGTACAGGTAGGACCCCTGGCTCAGGGCCTTAAGGTGGGCACTGAGCTTGCCAAAGGTGGTGTTGTCCATCTTGCCGTTGAGTGAGATGTTGTTTTGGATCTCCGGGCT from Mastacembelus armatus chromosome 19, fMasArm1.2, whole genome shotgun sequence harbors:
- the tanc2b gene encoding protein TANC2 isoform X2; this translates as MFRNSLKMLLTGGKANRKSRSSDGGSEDLADPRPPGLDHHLSHIGQGGSIDSDCAFEGDYAVPPLSMTEGMQHIRIMEGVSRSLPSSPLLTHQTISVRLQPMKKLTGESSQELGPPPSVDEAANTLMTRLGFLLGDKVSEGPAGTQYSMEEPEARQGQNQRISPCSTLTSSTASPPAGSPCSTLPPAMPGQAGNRDCAYGSVTSPTSTLESRDSGIIATLTSYSENMERGSKYVEGSRGNLKLWQSQKSGMDSFLYRVDENMTASTYSLNKIPERSLESMSSHSAHSIPLYLMPRPNSVAATSSAHLEDLAYLDEQRHTPLRTSLRMPRQSTTCGPGRSGQDLRVRFAPYRPQDIALKPLLFEVPSITMDSVFTGREWLFQEIDAHLNSPNASTNRGVVVVGNIGFGKTAIISRLVALSCHGTRMRQIASDSPQASPKHGEGLPLTQPQPTHGTLGGGSCPGTPEMRRRQEEAMRRLASQVVAYHYCQADNAYTCLVPEFVHNVAALLCRSPHLVAYREQLLREPHLQSILSLRSCVQDPLASFRRGVLEPLDALYKERKINSEEDLIILIDGLNEAEFHKPDYGDTIVSFLTKTINKFPPWLKLVVTVRTTLQEITNALPFHHISLDSLEENDGIDQDLQGYILHRIHSSPEIQNNISLNGKMDNTTFGKLSAHLKALSQGSYLYLKLTFDLIEKGYLVLKSSSYKVVPVNLAEVYLLQCNMRFPTQSSFERALPLLNVAVASLHPLTDEQIYQAINAGSLQGTLDWEDFQQRVDNLSVFLVKRRDGTRMFVHPSFREWLIWREEGEKTKFLCDPRSGHTLLAFWFSRQENKLNRQQTIELGHHILKAHIFKGLSKKVGVSSSILQGLWVSYSTEGLSAALSSLRNLYTPNIKVSRLLMLGGANVNYRTEVLNNAPILCVHSHLGYMDMVALLLEFGASVDAPSESGLTPLGYAAAGGHMAIVTALCRRRAKVDHLDKNGQCALVHAALRGHMEVVKFLIQCDWGMGTQQQSPQTQQQAAFTKSHAVQQALIAAASMGYTEIVSYLLDLPEKDEEEVERAQINNFDTLWGETALTAASGRGKLEVCRLLLEQGAAVAQPNRRGIVPLFSAVRQGHWQIVDLLLTHGADVNLADKQGRTPLMMAASEGHLGTVEFVLTQGASLSLMDKEGLTALSWACLKGHLPVVRCLVENGAATDHADKNGRTPLDLAAFYGDSEVVQFLVDHGAMIEHVDYSGMRPLDRAVGCRNTSVVVALLKKGAKIGPATWAMATSKPDIMIILLSKLIEEGDSFYKKGKVKEAAQRYQYALKKFPREGFSEDLKTFRELKVSLFLNLSRCRRKMNDFGMAEEFATKALELKPKSYEAYYARARAKRSSRQFPEALEDLNEAIKLCPNNREIQRLLQRVEEECHQLNQEEHQQQDLELEPPPSPPPTPPPEEEESLSMSMPLPPPPEPRLEDMEPVQDLFEDEDYLEQELEAMSMGLPPPESLTNPSSLPIIQSPPLSPTHPDQIYIAGGSPMGLPYEYHPTSSSMSSPTRGSYQPTSPSLSPTHQNSHYRHSPPHTSPVHQPSYRFSPPPMGTGGQGMDHQSPPPSPLRRAAQYRASPPIEGVCLYRSQSGSPVRYQTEQLPGRPKSPLSKMSSQRSFQLSSQPSLSSQHHQAQGLRLQPSIAQIVRTNQPSSVMGNSSYSGQMGHSMGGRYQGGSVDVESRMVYQPSLDGRSMPQVQASLSSGALCQHGGRGGVMESGLLKDELPQRPSSAYRASSGGPGGIRYSQTPQISRSQSAAYYPVAEHVLERANAMPPCQLGSPEIPHMVRRPVSANTTEMKQHVPTPRPLIHSQSVGLRFSPSSNNISTGSTSNLAPGFRPSSSIQQMEIPLQATYERTCDDISPISPSQGGGGLYQGETTRSRNTPFMGIIDKTARTQQYLHQPQRSRAMTSMDSAISPTSPGQLVQQGSTYSPPTSLGNIAYYNKTNNAQNGHLLEEDYYSQTQPPSLGKLANGSRGSGDILERVSQVPTYPDVKVARTLPVAQAYQDNMYRQLSRDSRTQGPTSPIKPKRPFVESNV